A single region of the Enterobacter cloacae complex sp. R_G8 genome encodes:
- the pdxY gene encoding pyridoxal kinase PdxY, with amino-acid sequence MKNILAIQSHVVFGHAGNSAAEFPMRRLGANVWPLNTVQFSNHTQYGKWTGCVMPPSHLTEIVQGIADIDQLKRCDAVLSGYLGSAEQGEHILGIVRQVKAANPSTKYFCDPVMGHPEKGCIVAPGVAEFHVRHALPASDIIAPNLIELEILCEHPVNSVEEAVSASRELIAQGPEIVLVKHLARAGLSRDRFEMLLVTKDDAWHISRPLVDFGLRQPVGVGDVTSGLLLVKLLQGATLREALEHVTAAVYEIMVATKEMQEYELQVVAAQDRIAQPEHYFSATQL; translated from the coding sequence ATGAAGAACATCCTCGCCATTCAGTCCCACGTTGTTTTTGGACATGCTGGCAATAGCGCGGCGGAATTCCCGATGCGCCGCCTCGGTGCCAACGTCTGGCCCCTCAATACCGTACAATTCTCAAACCATACACAATACGGCAAATGGACCGGCTGCGTGATGCCGCCCTCGCATCTCACGGAGATCGTGCAGGGCATTGCCGATATCGACCAGCTCAAACGCTGTGATGCCGTTCTGAGCGGTTACCTGGGTTCCGCAGAGCAGGGGGAGCATATTCTCGGCATCGTTCGCCAGGTGAAAGCGGCAAATCCATCCACAAAGTACTTCTGCGACCCGGTTATGGGGCATCCGGAGAAAGGCTGTATTGTGGCGCCTGGGGTGGCTGAATTCCATGTTCGCCATGCGTTGCCCGCCAGCGATATCATCGCGCCAAACCTGATCGAACTGGAGATCCTCTGCGAGCATCCGGTAAACAGTGTAGAAGAAGCTGTAAGCGCTTCTCGTGAACTGATAGCCCAGGGGCCTGAGATTGTGTTGGTGAAACATCTCGCACGCGCAGGGCTGAGCAGAGACCGTTTTGAGATGCTGCTGGTCACCAAAGACGATGCCTGGCACATCAGCCGTCCGCTGGTGGATTTTGGCCTGCGTCAGCCAGTGGGAGTGGGGGATGTGACCAGCGGACTGTTGCTGGTGAAATTGCTGCAGGGCGCGACGCTTCGCGAAGCGCTTGAGCATGTGACTGCGGCGGTTTACGAGATTATGGTTGCGACGAAAGAGATGCAGGAATATGAACTGCAGGTGGTCGCGGCACAGGATCGTATTGCGCAGCCAGAACACTATTTTAGTGCAACACAGCTCTAA
- the tyrS gene encoding tyrosine--tRNA ligase has translation MASSNLIKQLQERGLVAQVTDEEALAERLAQGPIALYCGFDPTADSLHLGHLVPLLCLKRFQMAGHKPVALVGGATGLIGDPSFKAAERKLNTEDTVQEWVDKIRKQVAPFLDFNCGDNAAIAANNYDWFGSMNVLTFLRDIGKHFSVNQMINKEAVKQRLNRDDQGISFTEFSYNLLQGYDFACLNKLHGVCLQIGGSDQWGNITSGIDLTRRLHQNQVFGLTVPLITKADGTKFGKTEGGAVWLDPKKTSPYKFYQFWINTADADVYRFLKFFTFMDIETINALEEEDKNSGKAPRAQYVLADEVTKLVHGEEGLAAAKRITASLFNGTLSDLSEADFEQLAQDGVPMVEMEKGADLMQALVDSELQPSRGQARKTIASNAITINGEKQADPEYTFADSDRLYGRYTLLRRGKKNYCLVCWK, from the coding sequence ATGGCAAGCAGTAACTTGATTAAACAATTGCAAGAGCGGGGCCTCGTGGCCCAGGTGACGGACGAGGAAGCGTTAGCAGAGCGACTGGCGCAAGGCCCGATCGCGCTCTATTGCGGCTTCGATCCCACCGCTGACAGCTTGCATTTGGGGCATCTTGTTCCATTGTTATGCCTGAAACGCTTCCAGATGGCTGGGCATAAGCCTGTGGCCCTGGTGGGCGGCGCGACCGGTCTGATCGGCGACCCAAGCTTTAAAGCCGCTGAGCGTAAACTGAACACCGAAGACACCGTGCAGGAGTGGGTGGATAAGATCCGCAAACAGGTTGCACCGTTCCTCGACTTCAACTGTGGTGATAACGCCGCGATTGCCGCCAACAACTACGACTGGTTTGGCAGCATGAACGTGCTGACCTTCCTGCGTGATATCGGTAAGCACTTCTCTGTTAACCAGATGATTAACAAAGAAGCGGTGAAACAGCGCCTGAACCGTGACGATCAAGGTATCTCCTTTACTGAATTCTCTTATAACCTGCTGCAGGGTTATGACTTCGCCTGTCTGAATAAACTGCACGGCGTCTGCCTGCAGATTGGCGGTTCTGACCAGTGGGGTAACATCACCTCCGGTATCGATCTGACCCGTCGCCTGCATCAGAATCAGGTGTTTGGTCTGACCGTTCCGCTGATCACCAAAGCCGACGGGACTAAATTCGGTAAAACCGAAGGCGGTGCGGTATGGCTCGATCCGAAGAAAACCAGCCCGTACAAATTCTATCAGTTCTGGATCAACACCGCGGACGCCGATGTTTACCGCTTCCTGAAGTTCTTCACCTTTATGGACATTGAAACCATCAATGCCCTGGAAGAAGAAGACAAAAACAGCGGTAAAGCACCACGTGCACAGTATGTGCTCGCGGATGAAGTGACCAAACTGGTTCACGGCGAAGAAGGTCTGGCCGCGGCGAAACGCATTACCGCAAGCCTGTTCAACGGTACGCTGAGCGATCTGAGCGAAGCCGATTTCGAACAGCTGGCGCAGGATGGCGTGCCGATGGTGGAGATGGAGAAAGGTGCCGACCTGATGCAGGCGCTGGTGGACTCTGAGTTGCAGCCGTCTCGTGGCCAGGCACGTAAAACCATTGCGTCTAACGCTATCACCATTAACGGTGAAAAACAGGCTGACCCGGAATACACCTTCGCTGACAGCGATCGCCTGTATGGCCGCTATACGCTGCTGCGTCGCGGTAAGAAAAACTACTGTCTGGTCTGCTGGAAGTAA
- the pdxH gene encoding pyridoxamine 5'-phosphate oxidase → MSDNDELQQIAHLRREYTKGGLRRQDLPAEPLVLFERWLKQACEAKLADPTAMVVATVDENGQPYQRIVLLKHYDEKGLVFYTNLGSRKAHHLENNPRISLLFPWHMLERQVMVTGKAERLSTLEVVKYFHSRPRDSQIGAWVSKQSSRISARGVLESKFLELKQKFQQGEIPLPSFWGGFRIPIEQIEFWQGGEHRLHDRFLYQRDNGGWKIDRLAP, encoded by the coding sequence ATGTCTGATAACGACGAACTGCAGCAAATTGCGCATCTGCGCCGTGAATACACCAAAGGCGGCTTGCGTCGCCAGGATCTTCCCGCTGAACCCCTGGTGCTTTTTGAACGCTGGCTCAAACAGGCCTGCGAAGCAAAACTGGCCGATCCAACGGCCATGGTTGTCGCCACGGTAGATGAAAACGGTCAGCCGTATCAACGCATCGTGCTGCTTAAGCATTATGACGAGAAAGGGCTGGTGTTCTACACCAACCTGGGCAGCCGCAAAGCGCACCACTTAGAAAACAATCCCCGTATCAGCCTTCTGTTTCCGTGGCATATGCTGGAACGCCAGGTGATGGTCACAGGCAAAGCGGAGCGCCTTTCCACACTGGAAGTGGTGAAGTACTTCCACAGCCGCCCGCGTGACAGCCAGATTGGTGCCTGGGTCTCAAAACAGTCCAGCCGAATTTCTGCCCGCGGCGTGCTGGAAAGCAAATTCCTTGAACTCAAGCAGAAGTTCCAGCAGGGCGAAATTCCACTGCCCAGTTTTTGGGGCGGTTTCCGCATTCCGATCGAGCAGATTGAGTTCTGGCAGGGGGGCGAGCATCGCCTGCACGACCGCTTTTTATACCAGCGCGACAACGGCGGCTGGAAAATCGACAGGCTGGCACCGTAA
- the mliC gene encoding C-type lysozyme inhibitor has protein sequence MKKLLLLAVPVLLSGCSVYNQLVERMQTDTLKYRCDEKPLTVKLNNPRQEASFVYDNKLLTLKQGISASGARYTDGIYVFWSKGDSATIYKRDRIVLNNCQLENPKR, from the coding sequence ATGAAAAAACTTCTCCTTCTTGCTGTACCTGTCTTGCTGTCTGGGTGCAGCGTCTATAACCAGCTCGTTGAGCGCATGCAGACCGATACGCTGAAGTATCGCTGTGATGAAAAACCGCTGACCGTGAAGCTGAATAATCCTCGCCAGGAAGCCAGCTTTGTTTATGACAACAAATTGCTGACCCTGAAGCAGGGTATTTCGGCTTCCGGGGCGCGTTATACCGATGGCATTTATGTCTTCTGGTCAAAAGGCGACAGCGCAACCATCTACAAACGCGACCGCATCGTGCTGAACAATTGCCAGCTCGAAAATCCGAAGCGTTGA
- the anmK gene encoding anhydro-N-acetylmuramic acid kinase has protein sequence MKSGRYIGVMSGTSLDGVDVVLAAIDENMVAQQASLTWPIPISLKEEILSICQGQQLTLSQLGQLDVRLGALFADAVLALMRKENLRPQDVVAIGCHGQTVWHEPTGDAPHTMQIGDNNQIVAKTGVTVVGDFRRRDIALGGQGAPLVPAFHQALLGHPTERRMVLNIGGIANLSMLIPGQPVRGYDTGPGNMLMDAWIWRQCGKPYDKDAQWASEGKVILPLLQSMLSDPWFALPAPKSTGREYFNYGWLERQLAQFPALAPQDIQATLAELTAVSISEQVLLSGGCERLLVCGGGSRNPLVMARLAGLLPGTEVTTTDDAGISGDDMEALAFAWLAWRTVAGLPGNLPSVTGAREASVLGAIFPANPRHNQS, from the coding sequence ATGAAATCGGGTCGCTATATTGGTGTGATGTCAGGCACCAGTCTGGATGGGGTAGATGTCGTCCTGGCTGCTATCGATGAAAACATGGTGGCACAACAGGCAAGCCTGACCTGGCCTATCCCCATTTCGCTGAAAGAGGAGATCCTGAGCATCTGTCAGGGGCAACAGTTGACGCTTTCGCAGCTTGGACAGCTTGATGTCAGGCTGGGTGCGCTGTTTGCCGATGCGGTACTGGCGCTGATGCGTAAAGAGAATCTCCGGCCGCAGGATGTGGTCGCGATTGGGTGTCACGGGCAAACTGTCTGGCACGAACCCACTGGTGACGCGCCACATACCATGCAAATCGGCGATAACAATCAGATTGTAGCCAAAACGGGTGTGACGGTCGTGGGCGATTTTCGTCGTCGTGATATCGCGCTGGGTGGGCAGGGGGCGCCGCTGGTACCGGCCTTTCATCAGGCGTTGCTGGGGCATCCGACGGAGCGCCGTATGGTGCTTAACATTGGCGGTATTGCCAACCTGTCGATGCTGATCCCGGGCCAACCGGTACGGGGATATGATACCGGCCCGGGTAACATGCTGATGGATGCCTGGATCTGGCGTCAGTGCGGTAAACCGTATGATAAAGACGCCCAGTGGGCAAGCGAAGGCAAAGTGATTCTCCCGCTGCTGCAATCCATGCTAAGCGATCCCTGGTTTGCGTTACCGGCACCGAAAAGCACCGGGCGAGAGTATTTCAACTATGGCTGGCTTGAACGTCAGCTGGCGCAGTTCCCGGCGCTGGCACCGCAGGATATCCAGGCGACGCTGGCCGAACTCACGGCGGTCTCCATATCAGAACAGGTGCTTCTCAGCGGCGGTTGCGAACGTCTGCTGGTCTGCGGAGGCGGAAGCCGCAACCCGCTGGTGATGGCCCGCCTTGCCGGGTTGTTGCCTGGCACCGAAGTGACGACCACCGATGATGCCGGCATCAGCGGAGACGACATGGAAGCGCTGGCCTTCGCCTGGCTTGCCTGGCGTACCGTTGCCGGGCTGCCGGGTAATTTACCGTCAGTGACCGGCGCACGCGAGGCCAGTGTGCTCGGTGCGATTTTCCCGGCCAATCCGCGTCATAATCAGAGTTAA
- the slyB gene encoding outer membrane lipoprotein SlyB gives MILRVLGVSLIGLTLAGCVNDSSLSGDVYSASEAKQVQNVTYGTIVNARPVQIQGGDENNVMGAIGGAVLGGFLGNTVGGGTGRSLATAAGAVAGGVAGQGVQGAMNKTQGVELEIRKDDGSTIMVVQKQGSTRFSAGQRVVLASNGSQVTVSPR, from the coding sequence ATGATTTTACGTGTACTGGGCGTTTCGCTGATTGGTTTAACCCTGGCTGGCTGTGTGAATGACAGTTCACTTTCTGGCGACGTTTATAGCGCTTCTGAAGCGAAACAGGTTCAGAACGTGACTTACGGTACTATTGTTAACGCACGTCCTGTTCAGATTCAGGGTGGCGACGAAAACAACGTCATGGGCGCCATTGGCGGCGCGGTTCTGGGTGGCTTCCTGGGTAACACCGTAGGCGGTGGTACCGGCCGTTCTCTGGCAACTGCGGCAGGTGCCGTGGCAGGTGGCGTAGCAGGCCAGGGCGTTCAGGGTGCGATGAACAAAACCCAGGGTGTGGAGCTGGAAATCCGTAAAGACGACGGCAGCACCATCATGGTTGTACAGAAACAAGGCAGCACCCGCTTCTCTGCTGGTCAGCGCGTCGTGCTGGCAAGCAACGGTAGCCAGGTTACCGTTTCTCCGCGTTAA
- a CDS encoding GGDEF domain-containing protein → MLAITRYVKKPYIPFCLGCIVVIGILQFLFLKLVEWVPSFSPLLFPTLTIFLLVFHLFIACFMAMKYWCDRRRLYLIAIAFAFGGSALLMVGTLTSFPAWLDLYQFNVVDYNDAMIFFMFRHLLMAVLMIVSALLYIVRDNPLPRMAHISIVVATFLFTVIMVMLAWIYSSHSPWLSLDLVDNETHQFMVLWSHAINIVLIILWVVTLATLMLITRVRNLFWVGGNFLCVCYIVTLAMLLAGGHAEDISWYRARLFETVATLLIIFVLLYDVFQLYRDSHLKYQQSYQNSIRDPLTRLYNRSYFYDALNQALSTSKASRPVSVIVSDLDRFKRINDCYGHLQGDKVLQFVANLLMDSVRPQDIAARIGGEEFVLMLTNTSSEAAYRVAERIRLNLSSFDKTSSEGQLPEPITISMGVFTATSVDVTAEECVGNADKAMYEAKETGRNRVIVFRG, encoded by the coding sequence ATGCTTGCGATTACCCGATACGTGAAAAAACCTTATATTCCGTTCTGTTTAGGCTGCATTGTCGTTATTGGAATATTACAATTTCTGTTTTTAAAACTGGTCGAATGGGTGCCGTCATTCTCACCACTTTTATTCCCTACACTTACCATTTTTTTACTGGTATTCCATCTGTTTATTGCCTGTTTTATGGCGATGAAATACTGGTGTGACAGAAGGCGACTGTATCTGATTGCCATCGCTTTCGCCTTTGGCGGCTCGGCCCTGCTGATGGTGGGAACGCTCACCAGCTTCCCGGCATGGCTTGATCTCTATCAGTTCAACGTCGTGGACTATAACGATGCGATGATTTTCTTTATGTTCCGCCATCTGTTAATGGCGGTGCTGATGATCGTGTCGGCCTTACTTTATATCGTCAGGGATAATCCGCTTCCACGCATGGCGCATATTTCCATTGTTGTCGCCACGTTTCTGTTTACGGTTATCATGGTCATGCTGGCATGGATCTATTCCAGCCATTCGCCGTGGCTGTCACTGGACCTGGTGGATAATGAAACCCACCAATTTATGGTTCTCTGGAGCCATGCGATTAACATCGTCTTAATTATTCTTTGGGTAGTGACATTAGCAACGCTAATGCTTATAACCCGCGTCCGCAATCTTTTCTGGGTGGGCGGTAATTTCTTATGCGTCTGTTATATCGTGACACTGGCGATGTTATTAGCGGGCGGACATGCCGAGGATATCTCCTGGTATCGTGCGCGCTTATTTGAAACCGTGGCGACGTTACTGATTATATTTGTCCTGCTGTACGACGTCTTTCAGCTGTATCGCGACTCGCATCTGAAATATCAGCAGTCTTATCAGAACTCAATTCGCGATCCCCTGACCCGTCTCTACAATCGCAGCTATTTTTACGATGCGCTCAATCAGGCACTGAGTACCAGCAAAGCCAGCCGCCCTGTTTCGGTTATCGTCAGCGATCTCGATCGTTTCAAACGCATCAATGACTGCTACGGCCACCTGCAGGGGGACAAAGTGCTGCAGTTTGTGGCGAACCTGCTGATGGACTCTGTGCGACCGCAGGACATTGCTGCTCGTATAGGCGGCGAGGAGTTCGTATTGATGTTAACCAACACCTCTTCGGAAGCAGCGTACCGGGTTGCAGAACGCATCAGGCTGAATTTGAGCAGTTTTGATAAGACCAGCAGCGAGGGTCAGCTACCGGAACCGATAACCATCAGTATGGGCGTCTTTACGGCAACGTCAGTAGACGTGACCGCTGAAGAGTGCGTTGGAAATGCTGACAAAGCGATGTACGAGGCGAAAGAGACAGGTCGCAACCGGGTTATCGTGTTCAGAGGATAA
- the slyA gene encoding transcriptional regulator SlyA, with product MKLESPLGSDLARLVRVWRALIDHRLKPLELTQTHWVTLHNIHQLPPDQSQIQLAKAIGIEQPSLVRTLDQLEEKGLISRQTCASDRRAKRIKLTEKAAPIITEMEAVITKTRGEILSGVSPAELEMLISLIGRLEQNIHELQARDA from the coding sequence ATGAAATTGGAATCGCCATTAGGTTCTGATCTGGCAAGGTTGGTACGCGTCTGGCGTGCTCTGATTGACCATCGCCTGAAACCTCTGGAATTGACACAGACGCATTGGGTCACGCTGCACAACATTCATCAGCTGCCGCCCGACCAGTCACAAATTCAACTGGCAAAAGCGATCGGTATTGAGCAGCCGTCGCTGGTGCGAACGCTTGATCAACTGGAAGAGAAGGGACTGATCTCCCGACAAACCTGTGCCAGCGACCGTCGCGCCAAGCGGATTAAACTCACCGAGAAAGCGGCTCCCATTATCACTGAAATGGAAGCGGTGATTACCAAAACGCGCGGCGAGATCCTGTCCGGTGTTTCACCTGCGGAGCTTGAAATGCTCATCAGTCTGATTGGACGCCTTGAGCAGAACATTCACGAGCTGCAGGCACGCGACGCCTGA
- a CDS encoding DUF1656 domain-containing protein: MTFFHRSEGLPLQDLIFGASVYFPPLFKAVLVGFLIWLVAHRLLRDWMYSGEIWHPMLMDLSLFALSVCLGLAVLIVW, from the coding sequence GTGACGTTTTTTCATCGCTCAGAGGGGCTGCCCCTTCAGGACCTGATCTTCGGTGCATCAGTCTACTTTCCTCCCCTGTTTAAAGCCGTTCTGGTGGGCTTTCTGATCTGGCTTGTCGCCCATCGTCTGCTTCGCGACTGGATGTATTCTGGTGAGATCTGGCACCCCATGTTGATGGATCTCTCTTTGTTCGCCCTCTCCGTGTGTCTTGGTCTTGCCGTATTGATTGTGTGGTGA
- a CDS encoding HlyD family secretion protein, with amino-acid sequence MPLKTLKYFSTLFVLALALVAGWWLWNYYMQSPWTRDGKVRAEQVSITPQVSGSITALLVKDNQFVKKGDVLFRIDDTPYHIAILNAQAQLAKAQTELAKANNEATRRRHLSQNYISAEDLDTANINVKAMQASVNVAEATLKQAQWELTQTVVQAPVDGWVTNLSARVGNYATTGQPIFALVDSHSFYVVGYFEETKLRHIREGAPATITLYSGSQRLQGHVSSIGRAIYDQSVETDSGLVADIKPNVPWVRLAQRVPVRVEFDHLPQGLTLVSGTTCTVSIGTP; translated from the coding sequence ATGCCCCTGAAAACGCTGAAGTACTTTTCCACCCTTTTTGTCCTGGCTCTGGCCCTGGTGGCCGGATGGTGGTTGTGGAATTATTATATGCAGTCCCCCTGGACACGTGACGGCAAAGTCCGCGCTGAGCAGGTCAGTATCACCCCGCAGGTATCGGGCAGTATTACGGCGCTTCTGGTTAAGGATAACCAGTTCGTTAAAAAGGGAGATGTTTTATTCCGCATTGACGATACCCCCTATCATATTGCGATCCTTAACGCCCAGGCACAGTTGGCTAAGGCCCAGACTGAGCTGGCAAAAGCGAACAACGAAGCCACGCGTCGTCGGCATTTATCACAAAACTATATCTCCGCCGAAGACCTGGATACCGCCAACATCAACGTCAAGGCGATGCAGGCCAGCGTCAATGTGGCTGAGGCAACGCTCAAACAGGCGCAGTGGGAACTGACGCAAACCGTGGTACAGGCCCCTGTCGATGGGTGGGTGACGAACCTCTCTGCCCGCGTGGGTAATTATGCCACCACCGGCCAACCGATTTTCGCGCTGGTCGACAGCCACTCGTTCTACGTGGTGGGCTATTTTGAAGAGACCAAACTTCGCCATATTCGGGAAGGTGCCCCTGCCACGATAACGCTTTATAGTGGCTCGCAAAGGTTACAGGGTCACGTATCCAGCATTGGCCGTGCTATTTACGATCAGAGCGTTGAAACCGATTCGGGCCTGGTTGCCGACATCAAACCGAATGTCCCCTGGGTACGTCTGGCCCAGCGCGTGCCAGTTAGGGTGGAATTTGACCACTTACCGCAGGGCTTAACGCTGGTTTCCGGCACAACCTGTACTGTCTCCATCGGAACACCCTGA
- a CDS encoding FUSC family protein, translating into MNAFSWRNLPWMKATRPQWRYALRNGIAMCLALSIAYYLNLDEPYWAMTSAAVVSFPTVGGVISKSLGRIAGSLLGATAALIIAGHTLNDPWLFLLSMAAWLGCCTWACAHFTNNVAYAFQLAGYTAAIIAFPVVNVLDTTELWDIAQARVCEVIVGILSGGFMMMILPSTSDGTALITALKTMHTRLLEHASLLWQPDTNDEIRLAHEKVIGQILTMNLLRIQAFWSHYRFRRQNTLLNYLLHQQLRMTSAISSLRRMLLNWSTPPENTRAIIETLLATLARPDADIYTVARIIAPLAPKDEYDYRHRAFWQRLNYFCRLYLRSSRWIKAVENATPITEFAVPSSPALARHTDYLEALWSGFRTFCALTLVGAWSITTQWESGSAALTLAAISCVLYSVAASPFNSLTLLLRTLVLLSLFSFVVKFGLMVQISDLWQFLLFLFPLLTTMQLLKLQMPKLAGLWGQLIVFMGSFISVTNPPVYDYADFLNDNLAKILGVGLAWLAFAVLRPGSDARKSRRHIRELRRGFVDQLSRKPHLRESEYESLVYHHVSQLNNSQDSLSRRWLLRWGVVLLNCSHVVWQLRAWETRSDPLSQVRDVCISLLRDVMSERGVQQRPLEATLTELQRICDSLAHHHQPAARDLASIIWRLHCSLSQLEQAPPPGTIGDQITPQA; encoded by the coding sequence ATGAATGCCTTCTCCTGGCGAAACCTGCCGTGGATGAAAGCAACGCGCCCTCAGTGGCGCTACGCCCTGCGCAACGGCATTGCCATGTGCCTTGCGCTGAGCATTGCCTATTATCTGAACCTTGACGAACCTTACTGGGCAATGACCTCCGCGGCGGTCGTGAGCTTCCCGACCGTTGGCGGCGTGATCAGTAAAAGTCTCGGGCGCATCGCGGGCAGCCTGCTGGGTGCCACGGCGGCGCTGATCATTGCAGGCCATACGCTCAACGATCCGTGGCTCTTTTTACTGAGCATGGCGGCATGGCTGGGGTGCTGCACCTGGGCCTGCGCCCACTTTACCAATAACGTCGCCTACGCCTTTCAGCTGGCGGGCTATACCGCCGCGATTATTGCCTTTCCGGTGGTTAACGTTCTCGACACCACCGAGTTATGGGACATCGCCCAGGCGCGCGTCTGCGAAGTCATTGTCGGTATTCTGAGCGGCGGGTTCATGATGATGATCCTCCCCAGTACCTCTGACGGCACCGCGCTTATCACAGCGCTGAAGACCATGCATACCCGCTTGCTGGAACATGCGAGCCTGCTCTGGCAGCCGGATACTAACGATGAGATTCGCCTGGCGCATGAAAAGGTGATTGGTCAGATCCTGACCATGAATCTGCTACGCATTCAGGCCTTCTGGAGCCACTACCGTTTTCGCCGACAGAACACTCTGCTGAACTATCTGCTCCACCAGCAGTTACGGATGACCAGTGCGATCTCCAGCCTGCGCCGGATGTTGCTCAACTGGTCAACGCCACCGGAAAACACCCGCGCCATCATTGAAACGCTGCTCGCGACCCTCGCCCGCCCGGATGCCGACATTTACACCGTGGCCCGTATTATCGCCCCGCTCGCGCCCAAAGATGAGTATGATTATCGCCATCGCGCCTTCTGGCAGCGTCTGAACTACTTTTGCCGGTTGTACCTGCGCAGCAGTCGCTGGATCAAGGCCGTCGAAAATGCCACGCCGATAACGGAATTCGCCGTTCCCAGTAGCCCGGCCCTGGCGCGGCACACCGACTATCTGGAAGCGTTGTGGAGCGGTTTTCGGACCTTTTGCGCACTGACACTGGTGGGGGCATGGAGCATTACCACCCAGTGGGAATCGGGCTCCGCCGCGCTCACGCTTGCCGCCATCAGTTGCGTGCTCTACTCCGTTGCCGCCTCACCCTTCAACTCGCTTACGCTACTGCTGCGCACGCTGGTGTTGCTATCGCTGTTCAGCTTTGTGGTCAAGTTCGGCCTCATGGTGCAGATAAGCGACCTGTGGCAGTTCCTGCTGTTTCTGTTTCCGCTGTTAACCACTATGCAGCTTCTGAAGCTGCAAATGCCCAAACTGGCGGGTCTCTGGGGTCAGCTGATTGTCTTTATGGGCTCGTTCATCTCGGTAACGAACCCGCCGGTTTATGATTACGCCGATTTTCTCAATGATAATCTGGCAAAAATCCTTGGCGTGGGTCTGGCGTGGCTGGCTTTTGCCGTATTACGCCCCGGCTCAGACGCACGCAAAAGCCGACGCCATATCCGCGAGCTTCGTCGGGGGTTTGTCGATCAGCTCAGCCGTAAACCGCATCTGCGCGAGAGTGAGTATGAATCGCTGGTGTACCACCATGTCAGCCAGCTCAACAACAGCCAGGACTCGCTTTCGCGCCGCTGGCTGCTGCGCTGGGGAGTGGTCCTGCTGAACTGTTCCCATGTGGTCTGGCAACTTCGCGCATGGGAGACACGGTCCGATCCGCTGTCGCAGGTGCGTGACGTGTGCATTTCCCTGCTTCGCGATGTGATGAGTGAACGTGGTGTTCAGCAACGCCCTCTGGAAGCGACGCTGACTGAGCTGCAGCGGATCTGCGATAGCCTTGCACACCACCATCAGCCCGCCGCGCGTGATTTAGCGTCGATAATCTGGCGGCTGCACTGTTCCCTGTCACAGCTGGAACAAGCGCCACCGCCGGGAACGATTGGGGATCAGATCAC